One window of Myxocyprinus asiaticus isolate MX2 ecotype Aquarium Trade chromosome 4, UBuf_Myxa_2, whole genome shotgun sequence genomic DNA carries:
- the spag8 gene encoding sperm associated antigen 8 isoform X1, producing MSALTSEVNDENKTGRNCLLGNWVEERATALLDRTRRKSCIHKNGHRGILTVDTAAKVHGVSTFKAAFNAPKSLGMRQKGKRTELIEKDLIKRISVQVHAELNPAPPASELCSVTKADYKVEGFKPVHAPLNMEHDYTTEQAITFWSDNYQKIQGVTAVKTKDCPFKRNATFSTPISEQLDQLDDTLPYPSEKYAPL from the exons ATGAGCGCACTAACCTCAGAGGTTAATGACGAGAACAAGACGGGCAGAAATTGTTTACTGGGTAACTGGGTTGAGGAG AGGGCTACAGCACTGCTGGATAGGACACGACGTAAATCTTGTATTCATAAGAATGGACACAGAGGAATCCTCACTGTGGACACAGCTGCTAAAGTGCATGGTGTTAGTACATTCAAAGCTGCCTTCAATGCTCCAAAAAGCCTTGGGATGAGACAGAAAG GAAAACGGACTGAACTTATAGAAAAGGACCTCATCAAAAGAATAAG TGTTCAGGTACATGCAGAGCTGAATCCAGCCCCTCCAGCCTCTGAGTTGTGCTCGGTTACCAAAGCAGACTACAAGGTAGAGGGCTTCAAGCCTGTCCACGCACCACTCAACATG gAGCATGATTACACGACAGAACAGGCCATTACATTCTGGAGTGATAACTATCAGAAGATTCAG GGTGTGACAGCAGTTAAAACCAAGGATTGCCCATTCAAAAGAAATGCCACTTTTAgcacaccaatcagtgaacaacTGGATCAACTTGATGACACCTTGCCATACCCTTCTGAAAAATATGCTCCATTGTGa
- the spag8 gene encoding sperm associated antigen 8 isoform X2: protein MRRATALLDRTRRKSCIHKNGHRGILTVDTAAKVHGVSTFKAAFNAPKSLGMRQKGKRTELIEKDLIKRISVQVHAELNPAPPASELCSVTKADYKVEGFKPVHAPLNMEHDYTTEQAITFWSDNYQKIQGVTAVKTKDCPFKRNATFSTPISEQLDQLDDTLPYPSEKYAPL, encoded by the exons atgagg AGGGCTACAGCACTGCTGGATAGGACACGACGTAAATCTTGTATTCATAAGAATGGACACAGAGGAATCCTCACTGTGGACACAGCTGCTAAAGTGCATGGTGTTAGTACATTCAAAGCTGCCTTCAATGCTCCAAAAAGCCTTGGGATGAGACAGAAAG GAAAACGGACTGAACTTATAGAAAAGGACCTCATCAAAAGAATAAG TGTTCAGGTACATGCAGAGCTGAATCCAGCCCCTCCAGCCTCTGAGTTGTGCTCGGTTACCAAAGCAGACTACAAGGTAGAGGGCTTCAAGCCTGTCCACGCACCACTCAACATG gAGCATGATTACACGACAGAACAGGCCATTACATTCTGGAGTGATAACTATCAGAAGATTCAG GGTGTGACAGCAGTTAAAACCAAGGATTGCCCATTCAAAAGAAATGCCACTTTTAgcacaccaatcagtgaacaacTGGATCAACTTGATGACACCTTGCCATACCCTTCTGAAAAATATGCTCCATTGTGa